In Desulfobulbus oralis, one DNA window encodes the following:
- a CDS encoding chemotaxis protein CheW encodes MSGGTGAMRGRFFLLPLETGHQDGEDWSCLFTLTQVVEVVGRSTKVYPVPFSPACLPGYILRWDTVIPVVDVERLCGWVKASNVRMRQMLVIRTGQSAAAGGEFARLAIACTGNVSTFTLGEREAGLPVEALEAPEGFDGHGLARGFFRVHGRRVVLMDFDALAQGLVHIPAGQRMRGGSPPVRGVSAE; translated from the coding sequence ATGAGCGGTGGCACAGGAGCAATGCGGGGACGTTTTTTTCTCCTGCCCCTTGAAACCGGGCATCAGGATGGAGAGGATTGGAGTTGTCTGTTTACCCTGACTCAGGTGGTCGAAGTGGTGGGGCGGTCCACAAAAGTGTATCCGGTGCCCTTCAGCCCCGCCTGTCTGCCGGGTTATATCCTGCGGTGGGACACCGTGATCCCGGTGGTGGACGTGGAACGGCTGTGCGGCTGGGTCAAGGCCTCGAATGTCCGTATGCGGCAGATGCTGGTCATCCGCACCGGACAGAGCGCTGCGGCAGGCGGCGAATTTGCGCGACTGGCCATAGCCTGCACCGGCAATGTATCGACCTTCACCCTGGGTGAGCGGGAGGCAGGGCTGCCGGTTGAAGCCCTGGAAGCGCCGGAGGGTTTTGACGGCCATGGTCTGGCCAGGGGCTTCTTTCGTGTGCACGGCCGCCGGGTGGTGCTGATGGATTTTGACGCCCTTGCCCAGGGGCTTGTCCATATCCCCGCAGGACAGCGGATGCGGGGCGGCTCGCCGCCTGTGCGGGGCGTGTCCGCTGAGTGA
- a CDS encoding tetratricopeptide repeat protein produces MDDLLFNQADSKYNNGNFEKAFELFLKAAENGDDSAMDRIASMYDAGEGVDYDFDKAIYWYQKAIEAGSVTSLYNLGISYRSKGNVLEAKHWFEKALAAGDFDAALDLAKLHMLCEAEQEKVIFYLKKCLQGNNLFEYTRKEAIDILEGFEKGSKRNKA; encoded by the coding sequence ATGGATGATCTATTGTTTAACCAAGCAGATTCAAAATACAATAATGGCAACTTTGAAAAAGCATTTGAGCTTTTTTTGAAAGCCGCTGAAAACGGTGATGATTCTGCGATGGATCGTATTGCTTCAATGTATGATGCTGGCGAAGGTGTAGATTACGATTTTGATAAAGCAATTTATTGGTATCAAAAAGCGATTGAAGCTGGAAGCGTGACTTCTCTGTACAATCTGGGAATTTCTTACAGATCAAAAGGAAATGTGCTAGAAGCTAAGCATTGGTTTGAAAAAGCTCTTGCTGCTGGTGATTTTGATGCTGCTTTAGATCTTGCTAAATTGCATATGCTTTGTGAAGCAGAACAGGAAAAAGTTATTTTTTATCTAAAGAAGTGCTTGCAAGGCAATAATTTGTTTGAATATACACGCAAGGAAGCGATTGATATCCTGGAAGGTTTTGAAAAAGGGTCAAAACGGAATAAGGCTTGA
- a CDS encoding chemotaxis protein CheW → MALPTGQPAAGMQDGNLKSLLDAIDRKTAPALQQDLERLHSRAGRSADRVLHISFVVGWHEMALPVAAMQGLGAMPVITPLPYLPPWIRGIVQIRSEIFSVVDFQRLFQLRKERRNLHKLSFIQFQHEDLEFCLLVNRITGILNLDEEMERLAPCSPDEQAECAKMMAFIRGVLVRDQRRIFLLDSNALGHADIIRKWR, encoded by the coding sequence ATGGCCCTTCCGACCGGCCAGCCCGCCGCTGGCATGCAAGACGGCAATCTCAAGTCGCTTCTGGATGCAATTGACCGGAAAACGGCGCCCGCGCTGCAGCAGGATCTGGAGCGGCTGCACAGTCGTGCCGGGCGGAGCGCGGACCGGGTCCTCCACATTTCTTTCGTGGTGGGCTGGCACGAAATGGCCCTGCCGGTTGCCGCCATGCAGGGGCTGGGCGCCATGCCGGTCATCACCCCGCTGCCGTACCTGCCTCCCTGGATCCGGGGCATTGTCCAGATCCGGAGCGAGATCTTCTCGGTGGTGGATTTTCAGAGGCTGTTTCAGTTGCGGAAGGAGCGCCGCAATCTCCACAAACTGTCTTTTATCCAGTTTCAGCATGAGGATCTGGAATTTTGCCTCCTGGTCAACCGGATCACCGGCATTCTGAATCTTGACGAAGAGATGGAGCGCCTGGCGCCCTGCTCTCCGGACGAGCAGGCGGAATGCGCGAAGATGATGGCCTTCATCAGGGGCGTGCTGGTGCGGGATCAGCGCCGGATTTTCCTATTGGACAGCAATGCCCTGGGGCATGCCGACATCATCAGAAAGTGGCGCTGA
- a CDS encoding methyl-accepting chemotaxis protein — protein sequence MEGQNGEQAAEQAIIGGGQDLLARLTGNLGIRAKLLLSFLVILALTVIVAVVALVGQRSAGQADEEMSQGQKRLARLSYEAQADVDRMRRLASMFRQTVPEQGLDAARRYAEQFQRAAAEARAKLDAMTNLVSGEQKALTRTAIDAVSRYTTGFQRTVESLDQKYNARTGLLAKQTELVEQMAAAIRSSAATSPELVQRCHHLELGYYRFLLHANAESSAVVLEGISALRAAIVAQAPNSQQAALKKLCDQFAGNFDALLKASEKIDTQFADADEAARQIDPALKSVQDDALNRQTLAGQRLQDSESASRYAILTTTILAICLGLFLAWFLSRGLTNQIDKIMALLSELGIGNFNARTEVVAQDELGVMASSLNAMLDNMTTMIQSQGDQEKLQEAFMKLMMEIDELTEGDLTVRAEVTEDVTGALADSVNTMAEQFGGIVRQVKDASNAVDRTAANVSKLTSDLAVRSLEQNKQVNNAIAAIHTIAESIRQVSRNAALSAEVSQTSRANARAGAEAVEQTHHAMDEIREQINETARSIKRLGESSMEIGNVVEIINSIADRTSILALNASIQAAMAGEAGHGFAVVAEEVQRLAESSSKSTKQIETLIKGIQAEIKDAGNRMDESISKVVQGSQLADGAYTKLQEIETVSNQLADLIQSISQSAAEQEERSEEVVASMVSVGEASTNTTNSTQATNSLMSVLNNTARELRSAVDAFKIESA from the coding sequence ATGGAAGGACAGAACGGTGAACAGGCGGCAGAGCAGGCGATCATCGGCGGCGGGCAGGACCTGTTGGCCAGACTGACCGGCAATCTGGGCATTCGCGCCAAGCTGCTCTTGAGCTTTCTGGTGATCCTTGCCCTGACCGTCATTGTGGCGGTTGTTGCCCTAGTCGGGCAGCGCTCCGCCGGCCAGGCAGATGAAGAGATGAGTCAGGGGCAAAAGCGGCTGGCCCGGCTGAGCTATGAGGCCCAGGCCGATGTGGATCGCATGCGGCGGCTGGCCAGCATGTTTCGTCAGACCGTGCCGGAGCAGGGGCTGGACGCTGCCCGCCGGTATGCCGAGCAGTTTCAGCGCGCGGCGGCCGAGGCCCGTGCCAAACTCGATGCCATGACGAATCTGGTTTCGGGCGAGCAGAAGGCCCTCACCCGGACGGCGATCGATGCGGTCAGCCGTTATACCACCGGCTTCCAGCGAACGGTGGAGAGCCTGGACCAGAAATACAATGCCAGGACCGGTCTTCTGGCGAAGCAGACCGAGCTTGTGGAGCAAATGGCGGCAGCCATCAGGAGCAGTGCGGCAACGTCTCCGGAACTCGTCCAGCGCTGCCATCATCTGGAACTCGGCTATTACCGCTTTCTGCTGCATGCCAATGCGGAAAGCTCTGCCGTGGTGCTGGAAGGCATCTCCGCCCTGAGGGCCGCCATTGTGGCCCAGGCCCCGAACAGCCAGCAGGCCGCATTGAAAAAGCTGTGCGATCAGTTTGCCGGCAATTTCGATGCGCTGCTCAAGGCCAGCGAGAAAATTGACACCCAGTTTGCGGATGCGGACGAAGCGGCCCGGCAGATCGATCCGGCCCTGAAAAGTGTGCAGGACGACGCGCTGAACAGGCAGACTCTGGCTGGCCAGCGCCTGCAGGACTCGGAGAGCGCCTCCCGTTACGCCATTCTCACGACGACCATTCTGGCCATCTGCCTGGGCCTTTTCCTGGCCTGGTTTCTGTCCCGCGGCCTGACGAACCAGATCGACAAGATCATGGCCCTTCTGAGCGAGCTGGGCATCGGCAACTTCAATGCCCGTACCGAAGTGGTCGCCCAGGACGAGCTGGGCGTCATGGCCTCCTCGTTGAACGCCATGCTGGACAATATGACGACCATGATCCAGTCGCAGGGCGACCAGGAAAAACTGCAGGAAGCCTTCATGAAGCTCATGATGGAAATCGACGAGCTGACCGAGGGCGATCTGACCGTGCGTGCGGAAGTCACCGAAGATGTCACCGGCGCCCTGGCCGACTCCGTCAACACTATGGCCGAGCAGTTCGGCGGCATTGTCCGTCAGGTCAAGGATGCCAGCAACGCTGTTGACAGGACGGCTGCCAACGTTTCCAAACTGACCAGCGATCTTGCGGTACGCAGCCTGGAGCAGAACAAGCAGGTCAATAACGCCATTGCGGCCATTCACACCATTGCGGAGTCCATCCGTCAGGTTTCCCGGAACGCCGCCCTTTCCGCCGAGGTCTCGCAGACCTCGCGCGCCAACGCCCGGGCCGGTGCGGAGGCGGTCGAGCAGACCCATCACGCCATGGACGAAATTCGCGAGCAGATCAACGAAACGGCCCGCTCGATCAAGCGCCTGGGTGAAAGCTCCATGGAAATTGGCAATGTTGTTGAGATTATCAACAGTATTGCCGACCGTACCTCCATCCTGGCCCTGAACGCCTCCATTCAGGCCGCCATGGCAGGCGAGGCCGGCCATGGTTTTGCAGTCGTCGCCGAGGAGGTGCAGCGACTGGCCGAGAGTTCCAGCAAATCGACCAAGCAGATCGAAACCCTGATCAAGGGCATCCAGGCGGAAATCAAGGATGCCGGCAACCGCATGGACGAGAGCATCAGCAAGGTGGTTCAGGGCTCCCAGCTCGCAGACGGCGCTTACACCAAGCTGCAGGAAATCGAGACGGTTTCCAACCAGCTTGCCGATCTGATCCAGTCCATTTCCCAGTCTGCGGCCGAGCAGGAAGAAAGGTCCGAGGAGGTTGTGGCGAGTATGGTGTCGGTTGGCGAGGCCAGCACCAATACAACCAACAGTACGCAGGCCACCAACAGCCTCATGTCCGTGCTGAACAACACGGCGCGTGAACTCAGATCTGCGGTGGATGCCTTCAAGATCGAATCGGCCTGA
- a CDS encoding Hpt domain-containing protein, with translation MAQGLDEILLGFVEEMEGYVPLIGDGIAALQADPDNRPVLDEMRRLVHIVRGAAAMLDLAPLSQAARGMELAIEHVREGRAAVSGDLLNALQSTAELFARYAEHLRSSGAPDDADLKALVEQICLQIDALPSDALMAARTAPAEPGTEPEAGAADAAALFGAGALGRMTPAGIELDEELLASFTEEVKEHFDDIGNALYRLESAVTEPLAVSGELGEVLRGIRRSVHTIKGASAVLGLQQIADAGHRIEDVLDWFYESAARIDPEQVAVLAQALDQLEHLVRRPDAYDAEMLDECLKFLHSQMDGAALRPARAGAPADETTALLDGEGDVFAEDTLGQAEADSLLGDDPADRSLSEGALSLADSAVPGDEGPFLGEAGQDQAPHADALAGALGRMTPAGIELDEELLASFTEEVKEHFDDIGNALYRLESAVTEPLAVSGELGEVLRGIRRSVHTIKGASAVLGLQQIADAGHRIEDVLDWFYESAARIDPEQVAVLAQALDQLEHLVRRPDAYDAEMLDECLKFLHSQMRSAPGRAPAPEPEPETVEPAAAVRPAAGASGSASTAMFSAEDLQMLREGFMEEADGHLQELGQAMQALEARVVQTTPVDEALREELRTIRRDVHTIKGASAVIGISEIAEYAHKIEDFLDWLFDKAPAIDPDIVGLLAESADLLGSIVENPASVDTERQQDLYARLAAVSGGAGPAAAEQPAAASSPGAGDEAGAAPEGLDSAEAEGQELSGQELALLRQSFVENADLHQEALHHAVQTLAAAAGQSRLPAESAGEVARMSERIGALRRDALLLGRDDVGDYAGRLVDFLEWLLASAAPATPLLTDALGDAVDVLGQLMEKPEALDLNRVTGVLGKLADIRSAAAAGKGPAPIRPRPGTAPPAAADAAKTIRIHQTQLDKLINLANELLVGVSGFDRNMALFQSALDELDLTARRLKDIALELETKFEVRALDQLSFHFDRLAEARQAIRDDGDLSEFDAMELDHYTQLNLIIRALNESAIDVTALHTNMEGVHNGLGMDINRQHRVVRELQAQMMRARLSPMSLLTPRLSRTMRDVAARLKKRVRLVMKGDTVELDRMIWEKLADPFMHLMRNSVDHGIETPDERAGTGKPAIATITIAGEREGHHVVVRYSDDGRGIDVNAIREKARESMGDAVDAMDERTLVDLIFRSGFSTQKVVGQISGRGVGMDVVQQNIHDLQGSISVDTQAGQGTLFTIRVPLTLGITRSLLVAIDDVTYGIALNEIQDIHRVERADIAGDGNSFQRDGKTLPLYNLPLLLGRQPGAEEEARPLILTIEADGTTTGIRIPRISGQKEVVLKGLGRHLRSVTGIAGAAVMGDGTVIPLLNMAELLAAYHRQAGPEPVRKKERTHALTIMIVDDSISIRRVMSRLVSSNGWIPVEAKDGQAAFEQLDAVRPDCILLDVEMPRMNGFEFLALKANLPEHRSIPVIMLTSRSSEKHRKKALALGASIFLNKPTKDEEFVEAVLKLTGHQRSEQQVRQRRQGEEAL, from the coding sequence ATGGCTCAGGGGCTTGACGAGATACTGCTGGGTTTTGTCGAAGAGATGGAGGGCTATGTCCCGCTTATCGGGGATGGCATAGCGGCCTTGCAGGCCGATCCCGACAACAGGCCGGTGCTGGATGAAATGCGCCGCCTGGTGCACATCGTCAGGGGAGCGGCAGCCATGCTGGATCTTGCCCCGCTCTCGCAGGCGGCCCGCGGCATGGAGCTGGCGATCGAGCATGTGCGGGAGGGCAGGGCGGCCGTAAGCGGGGATCTGCTGAATGCCCTGCAAAGCACGGCGGAACTGTTTGCCCGCTATGCGGAGCATCTCAGGTCGAGCGGGGCGCCGGACGATGCCGACCTGAAGGCTCTGGTGGAACAGATATGCCTGCAGATCGACGCGCTGCCCTCGGATGCGCTCATGGCGGCCAGAACGGCGCCAGCGGAGCCTGGGACAGAGCCGGAGGCCGGCGCTGCGGATGCGGCGGCCCTTTTTGGTGCAGGGGCCCTGGGGCGGATGACGCCGGCCGGCATCGAGCTGGATGAGGAGCTGCTGGCCTCCTTCACCGAGGAGGTGAAGGAGCACTTTGACGACATCGGCAATGCGCTGTACAGGCTGGAAAGTGCGGTGACGGAGCCGCTTGCGGTCAGTGGCGAACTCGGCGAGGTGCTGCGGGGCATCAGGCGTTCGGTGCATACAATCAAGGGGGCGTCTGCGGTTCTGGGTTTGCAGCAGATTGCGGATGCGGGGCACCGGATAGAGGATGTGCTCGACTGGTTCTACGAGTCGGCTGCGCGGATCGATCCGGAACAGGTGGCGGTTCTGGCGCAGGCCCTGGATCAGCTGGAACATCTGGTGCGCCGGCCGGATGCCTATGATGCCGAAATGCTGGACGAGTGCCTGAAATTCTTGCACTCGCAGATGGATGGGGCGGCGCTGCGGCCGGCTCGTGCCGGGGCCCCGGCGGACGAGACCACGGCGCTTTTGGATGGCGAAGGCGATGTGTTCGCCGAAGACACGCTTGGGCAGGCCGAGGCTGACAGCCTGCTGGGGGACGATCCCGCGGATAGGAGCCTGAGCGAGGGCGCGCTGTCCCTTGCGGACAGCGCAGTGCCTGGAGATGAAGGCCCGTTCCTAGGCGAAGCGGGGCAGGATCAGGCGCCGCATGCGGATGCCCTGGCAGGGGCCCTGGGGCGGATGACGCCGGCAGGCATCGAGCTGGATGAGGAGCTGCTGGCCTCCTTCACCGAGGAGGTGAAGGAGCACTTTGACGACATCGGCAATGCGCTGTACAGGCTGGAAAGTGCGGTGACGGAGCCGCTTGCGGTCAGTGGCGAACTCGGCGAGGTGCTGCGGGGCATCAGGCGTTCGGTGCATACAATCAAGGGGGCGTCTGCGGTTCTGGGTTTGCAGCAGATTGCGGATGCGGGGCACCGGATAGAGGATGTGCTCGACTGGTTCTACGAGTCGGCTGCGCGGATCGATCCGGAACAGGTGGCGGTTCTGGCGCAGGCCCTGGATCAGCTGGAACATCTGGTGCGCCGGCCGGATGCCTATGATGCCGAAATGCTGGACGAGTGCCTGAAATTCTTGCACTCGCAGATGCGGAGCGCGCCCGGCAGGGCGCCGGCCCCGGAGCCCGAACCCGAAACGGTCGAGCCTGCAGCGGCTGTCCGGCCTGCGGCCGGCGCCAGCGGATCGGCGTCCACCGCGATGTTCAGCGCGGAAGATCTGCAGATGCTCCGTGAGGGCTTCATGGAAGAGGCGGACGGGCATCTGCAGGAGCTTGGCCAGGCCATGCAGGCCCTGGAGGCCCGGGTTGTGCAGACGACCCCGGTGGACGAGGCCCTGCGCGAAGAGCTGCGCACCATCCGGCGGGACGTGCACACCATCAAGGGCGCGTCCGCGGTTATCGGCATCAGCGAGATTGCCGAATATGCCCATAAAATCGAGGACTTTCTCGACTGGCTCTTTGACAAGGCGCCGGCCATCGACCCGGATATCGTGGGGCTTCTGGCCGAATCGGCGGACCTTTTGGGCAGCATCGTCGAAAATCCCGCTTCGGTGGATACAGAGCGGCAGCAGGACCTGTACGCCCGGCTTGCCGCCGTGAGCGGGGGCGCTGGGCCGGCGGCGGCCGAGCAGCCGGCGGCAGCCTCCAGCCCCGGAGCCGGAGATGAGGCTGGCGCTGCGCCGGAAGGCCTTGACTCCGCTGAGGCGGAGGGCCAGGAACTGTCCGGGCAGGAACTGGCCCTTTTGCGCCAGAGCTTTGTGGAGAATGCGGATCTGCATCAGGAGGCCCTGCACCATGCCGTTCAAACCCTGGCTGCTGCTGCGGGTCAGAGCAGGCTGCCCGCAGAGTCGGCCGGGGAAGTGGCGCGCATGTCGGAGCGCATCGGGGCTCTGCGCCGGGACGCCCTGCTGCTGGGCCGGGATGATGTCGGCGACTATGCCGGTCGGCTGGTGGACTTCCTTGAGTGGCTGCTTGCCAGCGCCGCTCCGGCCACTCCGCTGCTGACGGATGCACTGGGCGATGCGGTTGATGTGCTGGGCCAGCTTATGGAAAAGCCGGAGGCGCTTGACCTGAACAGGGTCACTGGCGTACTCGGCAAACTGGCTGACATCCGCTCCGCGGCCGCTGCCGGGAAGGGCCCCGCTCCGATCCGGCCTCGACCCGGCACCGCGCCGCCGGCCGCCGCCGATGCCGCCAAAACCATCCGCATCCACCAGACCCAGCTTGACAAGCTGATCAATCTGGCCAACGAACTTTTGGTGGGTGTCAGTGGTTTTGACCGGAACATGGCCCTGTTTCAGAGTGCGCTTGACGAACTGGATCTGACGGCCCGCCGGCTCAAGGATATCGCCCTCGAGCTGGAAACCAAGTTCGAGGTCAGGGCCCTGGATCAGCTTTCTTTCCATTTCGACCGGCTGGCGGAGGCCCGGCAGGCCATCCGGGATGACGGCGATCTGTCCGAATTCGACGCCATGGAGCTGGATCATTATACCCAGCTCAACCTCATCATTCGGGCGCTCAACGAGAGCGCCATCGATGTGACGGCGCTGCACACCAATATGGAGGGCGTGCATAACGGCCTGGGCATGGACATCAACCGCCAGCACCGTGTGGTGCGCGAGCTGCAGGCCCAGATGATGCGCGCCCGCCTGAGCCCGATGTCCCTTTTGACGCCGCGCCTCAGCCGCACCATGCGCGACGTGGCCGCCAGACTGAAGAAGCGCGTACGCCTGGTCATGAAGGGCGACACGGTGGAGCTGGACCGCATGATTTGGGAAAAGCTCGCGGATCCCTTTATGCACCTGATGCGCAATTCGGTGGACCATGGCATAGAGACGCCGGACGAGCGGGCCGGAACCGGCAAGCCGGCCATTGCCACCATCACGATCGCCGGTGAGCGGGAAGGCCACCATGTGGTGGTGCGCTACAGCGACGATGGCAGGGGGATCGATGTGAACGCCATTCGTGAAAAGGCCCGCGAGTCCATGGGCGATGCGGTGGACGCCATGGACGAGCGCACGCTGGTTGACTTGATCTTCAGGTCGGGCTTCAGCACCCAGAAGGTTGTTGGCCAGATTTCCGGCCGTGGCGTGGGCATGGACGTGGTGCAGCAGAATATCCACGATCTGCAGGGCAGCATTTCGGTGGACACCCAGGCCGGCCAGGGCACCCTGTTCACCATCCGGGTGCCGCTCACCCTGGGCATTACCCGTTCGCTGCTGGTGGCGATCGATGATGTGACCTATGGCATTGCGCTGAACGAGATTCAGGATATCCACCGGGTGGAGCGGGCCGATATTGCCGGCGATGGCAACAGCTTCCAGCGCGATGGCAAAACGCTGCCCCTGTACAATCTGCCCCTCCTGCTGGGACGCCAGCCTGGCGCCGAAGAAGAGGCGCGCCCTCTGATTCTGACCATAGAGGCGGATGGCACGACTACTGGCATCCGCATCCCGCGCATCAGCGGCCAGAAAGAGGTCGTGCTCAAAGGGCTGGGCAGGCATCTGCGCTCGGTGACCGGCATTGCGGGCGCGGCGGTCATGGGCGACGGCACGGTCATTCCACTGCTGAACATGGCGGAGCTGTTGGCCGCATACCATCGCCAGGCCGGGCCGGAGCCCGTCCGGAAAAAGGAGCGGACCCACGCCCTGACCATCATGATCGTGGATGATTCCATCTCCATCCGCCGGGTCATGAGCCGCCTGGTGTCCAGTAACGGCTGGATACCGGTCGAGGCCAAGGATGGGCAGGCCGCCTTTGAACAACTGGACGCGGTGCGGCCGGATTGCATTCTTCTGGATGTGGAAATGCCCAGAATGAATGGCTTCGAGTTTCTGGCCCTGAAGGCCAATCTGCCGGAGCACCGGAGCATCCCGGTCATCATGCTGACATCGCGCAGCTCCGAAAAGCACCGGAAAAAGGCGCTGGCTCTGGGGGCTTCGATCTTTTTGAACAAACCGACCAAGGATGAGGAGTTCGTTGAAGCTGTCCTGAAGCTGACTGGTCATCAGAGAAGCGAACAGCAGGTTCGGCAGCGTCGGCAGGGGGAAGAGGCACTGTGA
- a CDS encoding response regulator transcription factor, whose translation MSKGTILVADDSPTQQKLICAPFQANGYEVICAKDGCEALAAVEKGSQLALAVLDVVMPNMNGFQACKKIKKVRRELPIILLSTKDQESDAFWGKHQGADLYMTKPFDSEELFANAVKLMSRS comes from the coding sequence ATGTCCAAGGGGACAATACTTGTGGCGGATGACAGTCCTACCCAGCAGAAACTGATCTGCGCTCCCTTTCAGGCAAACGGGTATGAGGTGATTTGCGCCAAAGACGGCTGCGAAGCGCTGGCCGCGGTGGAAAAGGGCAGTCAGCTCGCTCTGGCCGTGCTGGACGTGGTGATGCCGAACATGAACGGTTTTCAGGCCTGCAAAAAGATCAAGAAGGTACGGCGGGAACTGCCGATCATTCTTTTGTCCACCAAGGATCAGGAGAGCGACGCCTTTTGGGGCAAGCATCAGGGCGCAGATCTGTATATGACCAAGCCCTTTGACAGCGAGGAACTGTTTGCCAACGCTGTCAAACTCATGTCACGAAGCTGA